One part of the Bacteroidia bacterium genome encodes these proteins:
- a CDS encoding helix-turn-helix domain-containing protein, with product MDKALKDKIEEFKSYRIDKPPLEIIEHYRKELQAIQDTMEIVQGRWKMPIIALLCNGEFRYSELEKGIPKITPRMLSKELKDLEINELVKRKVYDTIPVKVTYKLTDYGYTLVPLIIELTNWGKQHREYLMKEKRREHNKG from the coding sequence ATGGATAAGGCATTAAAAGATAAAATTGAAGAGTTTAAGAGTTACAGAATAGACAAACCTCCTTTAGAAATAATCGAACATTATCGAAAGGAATTACAAGCTATTCAAGATACAATGGAGATTGTGCAAGGAAGGTGGAAAATGCCGATAATTGCATTACTCTGTAATGGAGAGTTTAGATATTCTGAATTGGAGAAAGGGATACCGAAAATTACTCCAAGAATGTTATCAAAAGAATTGAAAGATTTAGAGATAAATGAATTGGTAAAAAGAAAAGTGTACGATACCATTCCAGTAAAAGTAACTTATAAACTTACGGATTATGGATATACACTCGTACCTTTAATAATAGAATTGACAAATTGGGGAAAGCAACATCGAGAATATTTAATGAAAGAAAAAAGACGAGAGCACAACAAAGGCTAA
- a CDS encoding S8 family serine peptidase, with amino-acid sequence MRLIFLARHLLFSPRFLLLIFALGFFSQSQAQVEVNVKLAPGNTSLQQFFRSDKGNQNLAKSLPIALQQNYPFLQNIRSAQSLQSSVAKNLQGNAEVARLFTLEFDGNSSLISQLQASGAFEFVEENRTMQLDFVPEEIIPTDDSLSVQWYHPYIKSFAAWEYTKGSPNIKIGVIDTGLDYEHPEFVGKYLVNSLEDANGNGTFEPWSVSETRDGKTGDFDGLDNDNNGFVDDVSGYDFTDQPRNPVGGDYLFPDPNPTDDNNHGTMVSGVIFARHDNTYGGAGLAPDCKLLPIRAFGPTGAGEDDDIARSIIYAADQGVQILNFSFGDIYPSLMVHEAIKYAYSKGIVMVSSAGNARGDDLHYPSGFNEVISVSASTADLESGREFLFPLSSYGVTVDMTAPGAGIFVPVPLDSTKSIDEAFTRTQGTSFSAPMVAAAVALLFAKDGIRSPQQIRGILASSSDDLSDPGWDHFTGAGRLNLLRALQVVGASHVELLSPENDRGSDQDVVHIIGTVLDPEFERYHVEYQEGTEDQNPWVSILADQIYQTDQDTLASWDLTDLPEGEYTLRLRVEKSNGFTNEDRIRFIRDKSAPEIEIKRASQAWDNDERKALVLFRSSDQGFHTLNYRLQGTTVYKQETFDRTTRNGDFLLGNNVLTPGTYEFFIESRNLAGLSGQSEMGTFTFQPEFIKQSGFNELDYKLPNGRFLPKTYDTDNDQLKEVVMNVYDERLSFGKLKIFEFTGNEFVEKDSLSDFRRILIPKGLEDTDGDGLWELLCSVNDSTYLLEQVSEGGRFETQMWSNEGQRKFSANFGDTDGDGKLDILMRNAKDFFVFKGVVGNFNEVATLENITQDFEGPGFTQALVEDFDKDGNTEILFGDNDADFLIYEHTGGDNYVNVLADTSLIANENSEVYFEKGDFDNDGIVEFFVGIHTSDLENIDKEFDTPHWVLRIFKATANNQYDVVWEDVIYDIDSKTYNALTVGNLDTDPELEIVFSTFPKTYIMDIVGGEYKMDAFIFGSVGTHHIIGDFNGNGINELGIGISDSTFFFEKDYLYTGPAPVFSLQGEVLGPDRVQLNWQAVPGANAYELWRVPNWPNSSVASVFSPINTNAVLDQNLDADVPVLYVLRSIGATDTSGFGRAILLTPHERPLVDSLAAIGENQVAIYFSQPVTDRNEDKSKFLLNGDIAPISITHSGDKANRIILGFRDEFNEGLNTFTIDSTFKDRGQARLQGNRNLSFRYERKVEKSLFLSNWESTGDKTALLTFNLPPTEASALDSSNYRIEPVGSIQSVEWGNEERTAVLVTISEARFGALGYPISLVVSDICTAEGICSNEEGNTATFSSNKEDLSEVFVYPNPARNHEFFEGVRFANLTQQAYIEIYTVSGRFVNKLEETDGDGGIEWDLRDKGKQRIKPGVYVYRVYTEIDGVEDFVGKLSVVE; translated from the coding sequence ATGCGGCTGATCTTTCTCGCCAGGCACTTGCTCTTCTCCCCACGCTTCTTACTCCTAATTTTTGCTTTGGGATTCTTTTCTCAGAGTCAGGCACAAGTGGAGGTGAATGTAAAGCTGGCGCCTGGAAATACTTCTTTGCAGCAATTTTTTCGAAGCGATAAAGGCAATCAAAATCTTGCCAAATCCCTTCCGATTGCTTTGCAGCAAAATTATCCTTTTCTCCAAAATATCAGATCAGCACAAAGCCTCCAATCCTCTGTCGCCAAAAACTTGCAGGGAAATGCAGAAGTAGCTCGACTTTTTACCCTCGAATTTGATGGAAACAGTAGCCTAATCTCTCAACTGCAAGCCAGTGGCGCTTTTGAATTTGTGGAGGAAAACAGGACCATGCAATTGGATTTTGTGCCGGAAGAGATCATACCTACAGATGATTCCCTCAGCGTACAGTGGTACCACCCCTATATAAAATCATTTGCTGCCTGGGAATACACCAAAGGCAGTCCCAACATAAAAATCGGAGTCATTGATACCGGCCTGGATTACGAACATCCGGAATTCGTAGGCAAATACCTTGTCAATAGCCTGGAGGATGCAAATGGAAATGGGACATTTGAGCCCTGGTCTGTGAGTGAAACGAGAGATGGAAAGACCGGAGACTTCGATGGCCTTGACAATGATAATAATGGCTTTGTGGATGATGTGTCTGGCTATGATTTTACCGATCAGCCTCGCAATCCGGTAGGAGGCGATTACCTCTTTCCCGATCCCAATCCCACAGATGACAACAATCACGGAACCATGGTTTCCGGGGTCATCTTCGCCAGGCATGACAATACCTATGGAGGCGCAGGTCTGGCTCCGGATTGTAAACTTCTTCCCATACGTGCATTTGGGCCGACCGGAGCGGGAGAAGATGATGATATCGCACGATCTATTATTTATGCTGCTGATCAGGGTGTGCAAATCCTCAACTTCAGCTTTGGAGATATTTATCCTTCGCTGATGGTGCATGAAGCCATCAAATACGCCTACAGCAAAGGCATTGTTATGGTGAGTTCGGCAGGAAATGCCAGAGGGGACGATTTGCATTATCCCTCCGGTTTCAATGAGGTAATATCCGTTTCTGCTTCTACGGCTGATTTGGAAAGTGGAAGAGAATTTCTTTTTCCCCTGAGTAGCTATGGGGTTACAGTAGACATGACCGCACCAGGAGCCGGAATTTTTGTGCCTGTACCCCTCGATTCTACCAAAAGTATAGACGAGGCTTTTACCCGTACGCAAGGAACCAGCTTTTCAGCGCCAATGGTGGCTGCTGCGGTTGCCTTGCTTTTTGCCAAGGACGGGATAAGAAGCCCTCAGCAGATCCGGGGCATTCTGGCATCTTCTTCAGACGATCTTTCCGATCCGGGATGGGATCATTTTACCGGTGCGGGGAGGTTGAATCTGCTGCGTGCCTTACAAGTGGTAGGCGCTTCTCATGTAGAATTACTTTCGCCCGAAAATGACAGAGGAAGCGATCAGGATGTGGTGCATATTATTGGGACCGTACTGGATCCTGAATTCGAACGCTATCATGTGGAATATCAGGAGGGGACAGAAGATCAGAATCCCTGGGTATCGATTCTGGCAGATCAGATATATCAGACCGATCAGGATACCCTGGCGAGCTGGGATTTGACAGATTTGCCGGAAGGAGAATATACGCTTCGACTTAGGGTCGAAAAATCAAATGGATTCACCAATGAGGATCGCATCCGCTTTATCCGGGATAAAAGTGCCCCTGAAATTGAAATTAAGAGGGCTTCACAGGCCTGGGACAATGATGAAAGGAAAGCTTTGGTTCTCTTTCGCAGTTCTGATCAGGGCTTCCATACCCTCAATTATCGGCTTCAGGGAACGACTGTATACAAACAGGAAACCTTCGACCGAACTACCCGAAACGGAGATTTTTTATTAGGCAATAATGTCCTGACTCCCGGGACCTATGAATTTTTCATCGAGAGTCGTAACCTGGCCGGACTTAGTGGCCAAAGCGAAATGGGAACTTTTACTTTTCAGCCGGAATTCATCAAACAATCCGGCTTCAATGAGCTGGATTATAAATTGCCCAATGGACGCTTTCTCCCGAAAACCTATGATACCGACAATGACCAGCTCAAAGAAGTGGTCATGAATGTGTATGACGAAAGACTTTCCTTTGGGAAGTTGAAAATCTTTGAGTTTACCGGCAATGAATTCGTAGAAAAAGACTCTCTAAGTGATTTTCGGCGGATTCTGATCCCCAAAGGCCTGGAGGATACAGATGGAGATGGCTTATGGGAACTCTTGTGCTCGGTCAATGATTCGACCTATTTATTGGAGCAGGTTTCAGAGGGTGGAAGGTTTGAAACCCAGATGTGGTCCAATGAAGGCCAGCGGAAATTCTCGGCCAATTTTGGTGATACAGATGGGGACGGAAAGCTGGATATCCTCATGCGAAATGCTAAGGATTTCTTTGTATTCAAAGGGGTAGTCGGCAATTTCAATGAAGTAGCTACTCTGGAAAACATTACCCAGGATTTTGAGGGACCTGGATTTACGCAGGCATTGGTAGAGGATTTTGATAAGGATGGAAATACCGAAATACTGTTCGGCGACAATGATGCAGACTTTCTAATCTATGAGCATACGGGAGGGGATAATTATGTGAATGTCCTGGCAGATACCAGTTTGATTGCCAATGAAAATTCTGAAGTATATTTTGAAAAAGGCGATTTTGATAATGATGGTATCGTCGAATTCTTTGTTGGCATCCATACCTCCGATCTCGAAAACATCGACAAGGAATTTGATACCCCGCATTGGGTGCTACGCATCTTCAAAGCCACTGCGAATAATCAATATGATGTGGTTTGGGAGGATGTGATTTACGATATAGATTCCAAGACTTACAATGCACTTACTGTAGGGAATTTGGATACCGACCCTGAATTGGAAATCGTTTTTTCCACTTTCCCCAAAACCTACATCATGGATATCGTAGGAGGGGAGTATAAAATGGATGCCTTCATTTTTGGATCGGTAGGGACCCACCACATCATTGGAGATTTCAATGGAAATGGAATCAATGAATTGGGTATTGGCATTTCGGATTCGACCTTTTTCTTCGAAAAGGATTACCTCTATACAGGACCTGCACCGGTTTTCTCTTTGCAAGGAGAAGTGCTGGGGCCAGATCGAGTTCAGCTCAATTGGCAGGCAGTTCCCGGAGCCAATGCCTATGAATTATGGCGGGTTCCCAATTGGCCTAATAGTTCGGTGGCATCTGTTTTTAGCCCCATCAATACAAATGCAGTTCTGGATCAAAACCTCGATGCGGATGTGCCGGTACTATATGTCCTCCGAAGTATAGGGGCTACAGATACGAGTGGATTTGGTCGGGCCATTCTGTTGACTCCACATGAAAGACCTTTGGTAGATAGTCTGGCGGCTATTGGGGAAAATCAAGTGGCCATTTATTTTTCGCAGCCGGTTACAGATCGAAATGAAGATAAATCCAAATTTCTCCTTAATGGAGACATTGCCCCCATATCGATCACTCATTCCGGCGACAAGGCCAATCGCATCATATTGGGTTTTCGGGATGAATTCAATGAGGGTTTGAATACATTCACTATAGACTCTACCTTTAAAGATCGGGGACAGGCGCGTCTTCAAGGCAATCGAAACCTGAGCTTCCGCTACGAACGGAAAGTTGAGAAAAGCCTCTTTCTCAGCAATTGGGAATCTACCGGAGATAAAACCGCCCTTTTGACCTTTAATCTACCTCCAACAGAAGCATCTGCTCTGGATAGCAGCAATTATCGCATAGAACCTGTAGGAAGTATACAGTCAGTAGAGTGGGGGAATGAGGAGCGAACAGCTGTACTCGTAACCATCTCCGAAGCACGATTTGGAGCCCTGGGATATCCCATCTCTTTGGTGGTCTCTGATATTTGTACAGCCGAAGGCATTTGCAGCAATGAGGAAGGCAATACGGCTACCTTTTCCAGCAATAAGGAAGACCTATCCGAAGTTTTTGTCTACCCCAATCCCGCCCGAAATCATGAGTTTTTTGAAGGTGTCCGTTTCGCCAATCTTACCCAACAGGCCTATATCGAGATCTATACCGTCTCCGGTCGCTTTGTCAATAAACTGGAAGAAACCGATGGAGATGGCGGTATAGAATGGGACCTCCGGGACAAGGGCAAGCAAAGAATCAAGCCGGGCGTTTATGTCTATCGCGTATATACCGAGATTGATGGAGTAGAAGATTTTGTGGGGAAATTGTCGGTTGTGGAGTAA
- a CDS encoding TlpA disulfide reductase family protein, translated as MRLATTYMMSLSLLILANACTKEFSHEISYLNGEELKELVEESDKPYVLLNFYNTACRPCVKEIPDLAQLLNHPHKHLNVHFVALDEENDAKKELKHFWQQLAIETPIYCVNNESLNQFLQEHRLSSTTSTPPMSLILSRDGRLIERISTVTDAKEVSLIIHKDESFGN; from the coding sequence ATGAGATTAGCTACGACATATATGATGAGTTTATCCTTACTTATACTCGCGAACGCCTGTACGAAGGAGTTCAGCCATGAGATAAGTTATTTAAACGGGGAAGAACTGAAAGAATTGGTAGAGGAATCGGATAAACCATATGTTTTGTTGAATTTCTACAATACCGCATGTAGACCCTGCGTTAAAGAGATTCCGGATTTGGCTCAATTGCTCAATCATCCTCACAAGCATCTGAATGTACATTTTGTCGCCTTAGATGAGGAAAATGATGCAAAGAAAGAATTGAAGCATTTCTGGCAACAATTGGCAATAGAAACCCCCATATATTGTGTAAACAACGAATCATTAAATCAGTTTTTACAAGAACACAGGCTTTCTTCCACAACAAGTACGCCCCCAATGAGCCTGATTCTGTCCCGCGACGGACGTCTTATCGAACGTATTAGTACAGTGACGGACGCCAAAGAAGTCAGTCTAATAATACATAAGGACGAAAGTTTCGGGAACTAA
- a CDS encoding DoxX family protein, with protein sequence MKILFWIVSLGLVAFEMAAGIGKQLGGKMAMDWMNKLEISKPLMSAFGGLEVGAAGVILFSLFSKGGFNDKLVPWACLVLVVLKVVELILQYKASEPFAAMVGPIVVLVLVATFYFIRQSI encoded by the coding sequence ATGAAAATATTATTTTGGATTGTAAGTCTTGGATTAGTTGCCTTTGAAATGGCAGCGGGAATTGGAAAACAATTGGGTGGTAAAATGGCTATGGATTGGATGAATAAATTGGAAATTTCCAAACCATTAATGAGCGCATTCGGAGGATTAGAAGTGGGAGCGGCTGGTGTTATTCTATTCAGTCTTTTTAGCAAAGGTGGTTTCAATGACAAACTTGTTCCTTGGGCTTGTTTGGTTCTTGTTGTTCTGAAAGTAGTTGAATTAATTCTGCAATATAAAGCAAGTGAACCTTTTGCTGCAATGGTCGGACCTATTGTTGTTCTTGTACTTGTTGCTACATTCTATTTCATAAGACAAAGTATTTAA
- a CDS encoding 4'-phosphopantetheinyl transferase superfamily protein, with protein MPFIKLDSNFQGVSLGAWRIEEDEMFFLERVKLYENEWKRLSGISHAEKRLEWLSSRLCMKELLKIANDQRIESLNNHYGKPYLSNDKHHISYSHSSKYAAAIASLDSEVGIDIEYRKRKKPRNLRTRFLFMNEAELSFYEENSSMELFLLIWSTKETIYKMHGQGVAFKDNIFLDFGDFSQKDNGILPVIVKKDNWTKSYEISYDIYDEFILTYTRERLYEGVQP; from the coding sequence ATGCCATTCATTAAACTCGATAGCAATTTCCAGGGAGTAAGCCTGGGAGCTTGGAGGATTGAGGAGGACGAAATGTTCTTTCTTGAGCGGGTGAAGCTGTACGAAAATGAATGGAAACGTTTATCTGGGATTTCCCATGCTGAGAAGCGCCTTGAATGGCTCTCCAGCCGCTTGTGCATGAAGGAATTGTTGAAAATCGCGAACGATCAACGAATCGAATCCCTCAACAATCACTATGGCAAGCCCTATCTTTCCAATGATAAACACCACATTAGCTACAGCCACTCTTCCAAATATGCAGCTGCAATTGCATCCCTTGACTCTGAAGTAGGTATTGATATAGAGTACAGAAAGCGTAAAAAGCCCAGAAACTTACGTACACGTTTCCTTTTTATGAATGAGGCAGAATTGTCCTTTTACGAGGAGAATTCCAGTATGGAGCTTTTTTTGCTTATCTGGAGTACCAAGGAGACCATTTATAAGATGCACGGGCAAGGGGTTGCTTTTAAAGACAACATATTCCTCGATTTTGGCGATTTTTCCCAAAAAGATAACGGAATCCTACCAGTCATCGTAAAAAAGGACAACTGGACCAAAAGCTATGAGATTAGCTACGACATATATGATGAGTTTATCCTTACTTATACTCGCGAACGCCTGTACGAAGGAGTTCAGCCATGA
- a CDS encoding redoxin domain-containing protein, whose translation MTKLVYTTFLAFLLSTVLLSVPALAQKVDSVTEFALTDGEKVVKLSDFSNQKLVAVVFTSSHCSWAKKYEERLKELHNSYADKGLAIIAVNSNNAAMNEMDDPSVMRTVTVFPFPYLKDEDQSVAKMFQAKKNPEVFLLRPVGSGFKVVYSGKIDDNPLDAKLVKQNFLNDAIDSLLQGSSPAVKHSPASGCLIKSMDATPSR comes from the coding sequence ATGACTAAACTTGTTTATACTACCTTTCTGGCATTTTTGCTTAGCACAGTGCTGCTTTCAGTACCTGCGCTTGCTCAGAAGGTAGACTCCGTAACCGAGTTTGCGCTTACGGATGGAGAAAAGGTAGTCAAGCTCTCTGATTTTAGTAATCAGAAACTGGTCGCTGTTGTGTTTACCAGCTCTCATTGTAGCTGGGCCAAAAAATACGAGGAGCGCCTCAAAGAACTCCACAATAGCTATGCTGATAAGGGGCTGGCCATCATTGCTGTAAACAGCAATAATGCTGCAATGAACGAAATGGACGATCCCAGTGTGATGCGGACCGTTACCGTTTTCCCTTTTCCTTATTTGAAAGATGAGGATCAGTCCGTAGCAAAGATGTTTCAGGCGAAAAAGAACCCTGAGGTATTTCTGCTCAGACCTGTCGGATCGGGTTTTAAGGTTGTATATAGCGGGAAAATCGACGACAATCCCCTTGACGCCAAACTCGTAAAGCAGAACTTTCTAAATGACGCCATTGATAGTTTGCTACAAGGATCAAGTCCTGCGGTCAAGCACAGCCCGGCTAGTGGCTGCCTGATCAAGAGCATGGATGCGACTCCCAGCAGATAG
- a CDS encoding NADAR family protein, with product MTDWKKDTAWEEFTATTNEIEKIDTYVDALDMEVSYNHFSDGGYASLAIKLKDHKKAGIDLSPYLIPIGNILTINLENKFKGPRYSKNPYWYESLGVENEEIQFGSILQFIEYRKAIMFFDFSLAEKILKTNEPNQILNLSQSIERFSPNTWMHKCIEICWEAFDLISKQSKAWRKELLSKRGRLFVEKNEILFWGTKENEYDINNALNLSLWPKHNVYGILLALYSIENEIS from the coding sequence ATGACTGACTGGAAAAAAGATACTGCCTGGGAAGAATTCACCGCAACAACGAATGAAATCGAAAAGATAGATACTTATGTAGATGCTTTAGATATGGAGGTCAGTTATAATCATTTTTCTGATGGTGGATATGCCTCTTTAGCTATCAAATTAAAAGATCATAAAAAAGCTGGAATAGATTTAAGCCCTTATCTAATTCCAATCGGAAATATCCTAACAATCAATTTAGAGAATAAATTTAAAGGTCCTAGATATTCAAAAAATCCCTATTGGTACGAAAGCCTTGGGGTAGAAAATGAAGAGATCCAGTTTGGATCAATTCTCCAGTTTATCGAATACCGAAAAGCAATAATGTTTTTTGATTTTTCTCTAGCAGAAAAGATTTTAAAGACAAATGAGCCCAATCAGATTCTTAACCTATCCCAAAGTATAGAAAGATTTTCGCCCAATACCTGGATGCATAAATGCATAGAAATTTGTTGGGAAGCCTTTGACTTAATAAGCAAACAGTCTAAGGCCTGGAGAAAGGAATTGTTATCGAAAAGAGGAAGGCTATTTGTTGAAAAGAATGAGATCCTATTTTGGGGGACTAAAGAAAATGAATATGATATTAACAATGCATTGAACCTATCATTATGGCCAAAACATAATGTATATGGAATCCTATTAGCATTATACTCAATTGAAAACGAAATTAGCTGA
- a CDS encoding nucleotidyltransferase: MSDSNVFSPDFKEFVELLNRHEVNYMVTGGYAVGVYGYPRYTGDIDFWVSASLENGNRLVQVFEDFGLKSFGLTPEDFAKPEQVIQIGYPPFRIDVLTSIDGVDFVDAYPNRSTFEIDGISVNFIGLEDLKINKKASGRGKDIEDLKNLGE, encoded by the coding sequence ATGTCAGATTCAAACGTATTCAGCCCAGACTTCAAAGAATTTGTCGAATTGCTAAATCGCCATGAAGTTAATTACATGGTAACGGGAGGATATGCAGTAGGTGTATACGGATATCCTCGCTATACAGGAGATATTGACTTTTGGGTAAGTGCCTCCTTAGAAAATGGGAATAGACTTGTCCAAGTATTTGAAGACTTTGGACTTAAATCTTTTGGTTTAACCCCAGAAGACTTTGCAAAGCCAGAACAGGTTATACAGATCGGCTATCCTCCTTTTAGAATAGATGTGTTAACAAGTATTGATGGAGTAGATTTTGTAGATGCCTATCCTAATAGGAGTACTTTTGAAATTGATGGAATCTCAGTGAATTTTATTGGATTGGAAGACTTGAAAATAAATAAAAAAGCATCAGGTAGAGGGAAAGATATAGAGGACTTGAAGAACTTGGGGGAATAA
- a CDS encoding NAD(P)-binding oxidoreductase, with protein sequence MSNIVLVFGANGNLGSHFVNQALDAGYKIRAFVRTPEKYSLSDNANVEVFKGDATNYDDVEKAVSGVDIVVSCLGNPPKKKIFIMEEAYDNIMLAASDQPNPPRCLMISSIGVGGSSWFVKFLLQRIGGKEGFNDFEKAEKRVLEEKGVPFIAIRPAGLTDKMGKGKYQIIDKPTIFFPKFISRSDVAKFFVDCLTNTSFDGKAIMIEGA encoded by the coding sequence ATGAGTAACATAGTTTTAGTTTTTGGTGCAAATGGCAATTTAGGCAGTCATTTTGTCAATCAAGCTTTGGATGCTGGGTATAAAATCAGAGCCTTTGTAAGAACCCCTGAAAAATATAGTCTTTCAGATAATGCCAATGTTGAAGTATTTAAAGGAGATGCAACAAATTATGATGATGTAGAAAAGGCTGTGTCAGGAGTTGATATTGTTGTTAGTTGTTTAGGCAATCCACCAAAAAAGAAAATCTTCATAATGGAAGAAGCCTATGACAATATTATGTTGGCTGCATCCGACCAACCTAATCCTCCACGTTGTTTAATGATTTCAAGTATTGGTGTCGGTGGTTCGTCTTGGTTTGTTAAATTTTTACTTCAACGCATAGGTGGAAAAGAAGGATTTAACGATTTTGAGAAAGCTGAAAAGAGAGTACTTGAAGAAAAAGGTGTTCCGTTTATTGCTATCAGACCTGCTGGACTTACTGATAAAATGGGGAAAGGAAAATATCAAATTATTGATAAACCGACTATTTTCTTTCCAAAATTCATTTCTCGTTCTGACGTTGCTAAGTTTTTTGTGGATTGTCTAACCAATACTTCTTTTGACGGTAAAGCCATTATGATTGAGGGAGCTTAA
- the mdh gene encoding malate dehydrogenase has protein sequence MSKVTVVGAGNVGATCAECVARAEVCNEVVMLDIKENFAEGKALDQWETSPVNYFDTRITGSTNDYSKTAGSDVVVITSGIPRRPGMSRDDLIATNAGIVKTVTENVIKHSPDCIIIVVSNPLDVMTYQAYLTANFPSHRVMGMAGVLDTARYRSFLALELNVSPKDIQAVLMGGHGDTMVPLPRYTTVAGIPVTELVSEERINAIIERTKKGGGEIVKLLGTSGWYAPGAAAAQMVEAIMKDSKRIFPVCSYLTGEYGVNDLYLGVPVVLGRKGIEKIIELDLNEAEKELLKQSEAAVRNVVAVLDNL, from the coding sequence ATGTCAAAAGTTACTGTCGTCGGTGCTGGAAACGTAGGAGCAACCTGCGCGGAATGCGTCGCAAGAGCCGAAGTATGCAACGAAGTTGTCATGCTGGACATCAAAGAGAACTTTGCCGAAGGTAAAGCCCTCGACCAATGGGAGACTTCTCCTGTAAATTATTTCGATACCCGCATTACGGGCTCAACCAATGATTACAGCAAAACAGCCGGTTCTGATGTAGTCGTGATCACTTCTGGTATCCCTCGTCGTCCCGGTATGAGCCGCGATGACCTGATTGCAACCAATGCCGGAATTGTAAAAACAGTTACTGAAAACGTAATCAAGCATTCTCCTGATTGTATCATCATCGTTGTTTCCAATCCTTTGGATGTGATGACATATCAGGCTTATCTGACTGCCAACTTCCCCTCTCATCGTGTGATGGGTATGGCAGGTGTACTTGATACGGCTCGTTACCGTTCTTTCCTCGCCCTGGAATTGAACGTTTCTCCTAAAGATATTCAGGCAGTACTCATGGGTGGGCATGGTGATACCATGGTTCCACTACCTCGCTACACTACGGTAGCTGGTATCCCTGTTACTGAATTGGTTTCTGAAGAAAGAATCAATGCGATCATCGAAAGAACCAAAAAAGGAGGAGGAGAGATCGTTAAACTGCTCGGAACTTCTGGTTGGTATGCTCCTGGTGCTGCTGCTGCTCAAATGGTAGAAGCCATCATGAAGGACTCCAAAAGAATCTTCCCGGTTTGTTCTTACCTCACAGGTGAGTATGGAGTAAATGATCTCTATCTGGGTGTACCCGTTGTCCTGGGAAGAAAAGGAATCGAGAAGATCATCGAACTTGATCTCAATGAAGCCGAAAAAGAACTCTTGAAGCAATCTGAAGCAGCTGTACGTAATGTAGTTGCAGTTTTGGACAATCTTTAA
- a CDS encoding quinone-dependent dihydroorotate dehydrogenase — MYKSLLRPIFFSLDAEKAHHLTFSLLKFSLSLPLVRDLFRINTELSLKSLEVKQFGLTFKNPVGLAAGFDKDAYIGDKWKYMGFGFVEFGTVTPRSQAGNPKPRLFRLLRDRAVINRMGFNNAGADAMLKKLKRMKKGDMVVGMNIGKNKDTPNEKAVDDYVYCFELLFDYVDYFVVNVSSPNTPGLRSLQEKEPLTQLLLRLQDLNQKKESPKPLLLKIAPDLTESQLDDIVEVAEKAQLSGLIATNTTISRADLDTPEAEVEALGAGGLSGLPLTHTSWEIMNYIHKKTDGKLPLIGVGGIMEPLDAKMRMQGGASLVQVYSGYVYEGPGFVKRILKALAFPK, encoded by the coding sequence ATGTACAAATCTCTGCTGCGACCGATCTTTTTCTCTCTGGATGCTGAAAAAGCCCACCACCTTACTTTTAGCCTCTTAAAATTCTCTTTATCGCTTCCATTGGTTCGAGACCTTTTTCGAATCAATACCGAACTCAGTCTCAAAAGTCTGGAAGTCAAACAATTTGGCCTGACTTTTAAAAATCCGGTAGGATTGGCGGCGGGTTTTGATAAAGATGCCTATATCGGCGATAAATGGAAGTATATGGGCTTTGGCTTTGTAGAGTTTGGCACCGTTACCCCCAGATCCCAGGCGGGTAATCCCAAACCTCGCCTCTTTCGCTTGCTGAGGGATCGTGCGGTCATCAATCGTATGGGCTTCAATAATGCAGGAGCTGATGCCATGCTGAAAAAGCTCAAAAGGATGAAGAAAGGTGACATGGTCGTTGGTATGAACATTGGCAAAAACAAGGATACCCCCAATGAAAAAGCGGTCGATGATTATGTATACTGCTTCGAATTGCTCTTTGATTATGTGGACTACTTTGTTGTGAATGTGAGTTCGCCCAATACCCCCGGATTGAGAAGTTTGCAGGAGAAAGAACCCCTGACCCAGTTATTGCTGAGGCTTCAGGATCTTAACCAGAAAAAAGAGAGTCCCAAGCCTTTACTCCTGAAGATTGCTCCAGACCTCACAGAATCGCAATTGGACGATATCGTAGAAGTTGCAGAAAAGGCTCAGTTATCGGGTCTGATTGCCACCAATACTACTATATCACGAGCAGATCTTGACACTCCAGAGGCTGAGGTAGAGGCGCTGGGAGCCGGAGGTTTGAGTGGATTGCCCTTGACGCATACTTCCTGGGAGATCATGAATTATATCCACAAAAAGACGGATGGAAAATTGCCTCTGATCGGAGTGGGAGGAATTATGGAGCCTTTGGATGCTAAAATGCGCATGCAGGGCGGGGCTTCTTTGGTGCAGGTGTATAGTGGCTATGTATATGAAGGGCCTGGCTTTGTCAAGCGGATTTTAAAGGCGCTGGCATTTCCGAAGTAG